A section of the Hippea sp. KM1 genome encodes:
- a CDS encoding type IV pilus secretin PilQ, giving the protein MRFVWKLFFVMMMVGIYLPFMAKAGNIKSVSVKGDASVVDFNGDVDYKLFYLDNPPRCVVDILKVSQCPVCLKNAGVRVYKEGDLKVRIAYHNDKKEKEVKKQGKFLRICVEFPKNTKPACRVKKDDKSLILNYRAKVAKNEARQIKQNKAVKLNKIERISYRRFKTYEMVVLLTENKPLFYLKEGDHLLYVDVKNAKASPAALKSQDLKSLSDNVNSIITLQKGDMVRCLISLKKGAQLKKFYADKRHIYIIFPLKGTEKLASAVPDKPKTGSKSSSSLVDEGSNKIFPEDKLISFDVRDAQLKDIFRVFAQISGLNIIVGDDVKGTLTMKLKDVPLNQAMDLILQQEGLVADRKGNVVVITTASRYQKQKQEEIKAIKDKERLERIKSAITKVINLNYITPDYAINIINKLLYNTGNAKNANNGGFIVSDVKNNALICHDTKENIAKIEKIVKIIDQKKRAVEIDARIVEISKSYERQLGIQWGGNYFNQDINHSKTFIGIGGTSSPVDVSNGLPPTESFSNDNFVVNLPASLSDAPTSTVSLAVGNVIANYNLDLKLTMGELEGYSKVLSTPKVITLDNEHAIISSGQQIPYQESAGSSGATSTSFKDATLSLDVTPHITRNNQVILKLTITKNSPDYAHSVGGEPPINTNSVESTVILKDGQTVVIGGLMQSTTEKTVGGVPGLMRIPLLGWLFKTKRIYNPQRELYIFVTPHIIKE; this is encoded by the coding sequence ATGAGATTTGTGTGGAAACTCTTTTTTGTGATGATGATGGTGGGCATATATCTGCCTTTTATGGCTAAAGCCGGAAACATTAAGAGCGTGAGTGTTAAGGGTGATGCGAGCGTTGTGGATTTCAATGGTGATGTCGATTATAAGCTGTTTTACCTGGATAACCCTCCAAGATGTGTTGTTGATATACTAAAGGTGAGCCAGTGCCCTGTTTGCCTTAAGAATGCCGGAGTTAGGGTTTACAAAGAGGGCGATCTAAAGGTTAGGATTGCATACCACAACGACAAGAAGGAAAAAGAGGTTAAAAAGCAGGGAAAATTCTTAAGAATATGTGTGGAGTTTCCAAAAAATACGAAGCCCGCATGTAGGGTTAAAAAAGACGATAAATCTCTAATTTTAAACTATAGGGCTAAAGTTGCCAAAAATGAGGCCAGACAGATAAAACAGAATAAAGCTGTAAAGCTTAATAAGATTGAGCGTATATCTTACAGAAGGTTTAAGACTTACGAGATGGTGGTTTTACTGACAGAAAACAAGCCGTTGTTTTATTTAAAAGAGGGCGACCATCTGCTCTATGTGGATGTAAAGAATGCAAAAGCCTCACCTGCTGCTTTGAAATCACAGGATCTTAAATCCCTCTCCGACAATGTAAACTCCATTATTACCCTGCAGAAGGGTGATATGGTTAGGTGTTTAATCTCTCTGAAAAAAGGGGCTCAACTTAAAAAATTCTATGCCGATAAGAGGCATATATACATAATCTTCCCACTTAAAGGAACTGAGAAATTGGCATCTGCTGTGCCTGACAAACCAAAAACGGGTTCTAAATCTTCAAGCAGCCTGGTGGATGAGGGTTCAAATAAGATATTCCCGGAGGATAAACTCATCTCCTTTGATGTAAGGGATGCCCAGCTTAAAGACATATTCAGGGTTTTTGCCCAGATAAGTGGTCTTAACATCATAGTGGGCGATGATGTAAAAGGCACGCTTACTATGAAACTAAAGGATGTTCCACTAAATCAGGCGATGGATTTGATCCTGCAACAGGAAGGGCTTGTTGCAGATCGCAAGGGTAATGTGGTTGTCATAACCACCGCCTCAAGGTATCAGAAGCAGAAGCAGGAGGAGATTAAGGCTATAAAAGATAAGGAGAGGCTTGAGAGGATTAAAAGTGCCATAACAAAGGTGATTAATCTGAATTACATAACCCCAGATTATGCTATTAATATAATTAACAAGCTGCTTTACAATACAGGAAATGCCAAGAATGCAAACAATGGCGGGTTTATTGTTTCAGATGTTAAAAACAACGCCCTGATTTGTCATGATACAAAGGAGAATATAGCCAAGATAGAGAAAATCGTAAAAATAATAGATCAAAAGAAGAGGGCGGTTGAAATAGATGCCAGGATTGTGGAGATAAGTAAATCTTATGAAAGACAGCTTGGTATTCAGTGGGGAGGTAATTATTTTAATCAAGATATCAATCACTCTAAAACATTTATAGGCATAGGAGGGACATCCTCTCCTGTTGATGTTAGCAATGGATTACCCCCAACAGAATCCTTCTCTAATGATAATTTTGTTGTTAATCTTCCTGCCAGTTTAAGTGATGCTCCAACATCAACGGTTAGTTTGGCTGTTGGAAATGTTATTGCAAATTATAATTTAGATTTGAAATTAACTATGGGTGAGCTTGAGGGCTATAGCAAGGTTCTGTCAACACCTAAGGTTATTACTTTGGATAATGAGCATGCCATAATTAGCAGTGGTCAGCAGATACCGTATCAGGAGAGCGCTGGTTCGAGTGGTGCAACGAGCACTAGCTTTAAGGATGCCACCCTGTCTTTGGATGTTACACCGCATATCACAAGAAATAATCAGGTTATACTGAAGCTTACAATAACGAAAAATTCACCCGATTATGCTCATAGCGTTGGAGGCGAACCCCCTATTAACACCAACTCGGTTGAGTCTACCGTTATACTCAAGGATGGCCAAACAGTAGTAATAGGCGGATTAATGCAGAGCACGACAGAAAAAACGGTTGGAGGCGTACCCGGTTTAATGAGAATACCTCTGTTGGGTTGGTTGTTTAAGACAAAAAGGATATATAACCCACAAAGAGAACTCTATATATTCGTAACGCCTCATATAATTAAGGAATGA
- a CDS encoding rubrerythrin family protein, with amino-acid sequence MRQMTKKALLDAFAGESMAHMKYLAFSEVAEKEGYPGIAKLFKAIAYAEQVHATNHAKALGLIGTTKENLKEAAGGENFEINEMYPAYDAIAKLQGEKLAERYIHYALEAEKVHEEMYNDALKDVENNKDKEVDKVYVCPVCGYTAIGDLDFDKCPVCGVPADKFVEF; translated from the coding sequence ATGAGACAGATGACAAAAAAGGCGCTGTTGGATGCATTTGCCGGTGAGTCTATGGCTCATATGAAGTATCTTGCATTCAGTGAGGTTGCAGAGAAAGAGGGTTATCCGGGCATTGCCAAGCTTTTTAAGGCGATTGCCTATGCTGAACAGGTGCATGCAACAAACCACGCAAAGGCGTTGGGTTTGATAGGCACCACCAAGGAGAACCTAAAGGAGGCTGCAGGCGGCGAAAACTTTGAGATAAACGAGATGTATCCCGCCTATGATGCAATAGCAAAACTGCAGGGGGAGAAGTTAGCAGAAAGGTATATCCACTATGCCCTGGAGGCTGAGAAGGTTCATGAGGAGATGTATAACGATGCGCTGAAGGATGTTGAGAACAATAAGGACAAGGAGGTTGACAAGGTCTATGTCTGCCCCGTCTGTGGCTATACGGCTATTGGCGATTTAGATTTTGATAAATGTCCCGTTTGTGGTGTGCCCGCAGATAAATTTGTTGAATTTTAA
- the smpB gene encoding SsrA-binding protein SmpB, translating to MREIVNRKARHDYEILETYEAGLELKGSEVKSIRMGSANLKDSYAEIKNGEVWVNNFHISPYKFASKHTNHDPYRKKKLLLHKYQIRKLIGKVKEKGLTLIPLRVYSKNGRIKMELALAKGKKLYDKRKDIKERDLAREAERELARFK from the coding sequence ATGAGAGAGATAGTAAATCGCAAGGCCCGTCATGATTATGAGATCTTAGAGACTTATGAGGCGGGCCTTGAGCTTAAGGGTAGTGAGGTTAAATCCATAAGAATGGGCTCTGCCAACCTAAAGGATAGCTATGCAGAGATCAAAAACGGCGAGGTGTGGGTCAACAATTTTCACATAAGTCCGTATAAGTTTGCCTCAAAGCACACCAATCACGATCCTTACAGGAAAAAGAAGCTCCTTCTTCATAAATATCAGATCAGAAAGCTTATAGGAAAGGTCAAGGAGAAGGGGCTTACACTCATACCGTTGAGGGTTTACTCCAAAAATGGAAGGATAAAGATGGAGCTTGCCCTGGCCAAGGGGAAAAAGCTATATGATAAAAGGAAGGATATAAAAGAGAGGGATTTGGCCAGGGAAGCAGAAAGAGAATTGGCCCGTTTTAAATAA
- a CDS encoding dihydroorotate dehydrogenase, with the protein MAGSVNLAVKLGNLIFKNPVLTASGTFGYGLEYERFLDLNRLGGFVVKGLSIVEKLGNKPPRIVETPCGMLNAIGLQNIGVDRFIEEKLPKMASLNTHIIANIYGTEVAEFVEIAEKLDKERLVSAIEVNVSCPNVSAGGALFGKDPDMVFVLTSSIKKATKKPVIVKLTPNVEDIAFIAQAAQSGGADAVSLINTITGMVIDTKTRKPFLANKTGGLSGPAIYPIGVRMVYETYKKVKIPIIGVGGIYNADVALQYIMAGASLVEVGTANFIDPSITISIIKGIEEYLINEGIESINSLVGIAHSE; encoded by the coding sequence ATGGCAGGCTCTGTAAATTTAGCGGTTAAATTGGGCAATTTGATATTTAAGAACCCGGTTTTAACAGCCTCGGGAACCTTTGGTTATGGTCTTGAGTATGAGAGGTTCTTGGATTTGAATAGGCTGGGCGGGTTTGTTGTGAAGGGTTTGAGTATAGTCGAGAAATTGGGCAACAAGCCGCCGAGGATCGTTGAGACCCCTTGTGGTATGCTTAATGCGATAGGATTACAAAATATAGGTGTGGATAGGTTTATTGAGGAGAAGCTTCCAAAAATGGCCTCCCTCAACACCCACATCATAGCCAATATATACGGCACAGAGGTTGCAGAGTTTGTTGAGATTGCAGAGAAGCTCGATAAAGAGAGGCTTGTTAGTGCTATAGAGGTCAATGTATCCTGCCCAAATGTTTCAGCAGGCGGTGCCTTATTTGGTAAGGACCCGGATATGGTTTTTGTGCTTACAAGCTCTATAAAGAAAGCCACAAAGAAGCCCGTAATTGTTAAGTTGACACCCAATGTTGAGGATATTGCATTTATTGCTCAGGCGGCACAGTCAGGCGGTGCTGATGCGGTGAGCCTTATAAACACCATAACCGGCATGGTAATAGATACAAAGACCAGAAAACCGTTTTTGGCAAACAAGACAGGCGGTTTGAGCGGGCCTGCTATCTATCCCATAGGCGTCAGGATGGTCTATGAGACATACAAAAAGGTTAAGATCCCCATAATCGGTGTGGGCGGCATATACAATGCAGATGTTGCCCTGCAATACATAATGGCAGGTGCTTCTTTGGTTGAGGTTGGAACGGCAAACTTTATAGATCCTTCTATAACGATTAGTATCATAAAGGGCATAGAGGAGTATTTAATCAATGAGGGCATTGAGAGTATCAATAGCCTTGTTGGTATTGCTCATTCTGAATAG
- the greA gene encoding transcription elongation factor GreA, with product MAEKMLITPEGYKRLLEEMEDLQKNQRPAIIKEIEEARAKGDLSENAEYHAAKEKHALIENRISELSRKINNAQVVDPATVPKDRVNFGCRVILYDIDNDEEIEYMIVGEDESDPENGKISVNSPIARSLLGKQEGDEVEVKVPAGVRRFEIEEIK from the coding sequence ATGGCTGAGAAGATGCTTATTACACCTGAGGGTTATAAAAGATTGCTTGAGGAGATGGAGGATCTGCAAAAGAACCAGAGGCCTGCGATTATAAAGGAGATAGAAGAGGCAAGGGCTAAGGGTGATTTGAGCGAGAATGCCGAATACCATGCAGCAAAGGAGAAGCACGCCTTAATAGAAAACAGGATTTCTGAGCTTTCAAGGAAGATAAACAATGCTCAGGTTGTTGATCCTGCGACGGTTCCCAAGGATAGGGTGAATTTCGGCTGCAGGGTTATACTTTACGATATAGATAACGACGAGGAGATTGAATACATGATTGTGGGTGAGGATGAGTCCGATCCCGAAAACGGGAAGATCTCCGTAAACAGCCCCATAGCCAGGTCGCTTTTAGGAAAACAGGAGGGGGACGAGGTTGAGGTTAAGGTGCCTGCAGGGGTTAGAAGATTTGAGATAGAGGAGATAAAGTGA
- a CDS encoding outer-membrane lipoprotein carrier protein LolA produces MRALRVSIALLVLLILNSVCVAGGLRQIFDVYKHKDIELCFEQKSINGMSGQTIEKKGRLKIVANEKLMFSYKNERLVIDNFKAIDYRDNKTQVYKLSGFEKVLFLMFIGKKDLNELFRTEELDNNTYRLYPKYQSNIDSVVVRLDNGTVRELTISDIYANRTIYTFYAPDSCRAFR; encoded by the coding sequence ATGAGGGCATTGAGAGTATCAATAGCCTTGTTGGTATTGCTCATTCTGAATAGCGTCTGCGTTGCCGGCGGGCTTAGGCAGATATTTGATGTGTATAAGCATAAAGATATTGAATTGTGTTTTGAGCAGAAATCCATAAACGGTATGAGTGGGCAAACCATAGAAAAGAAAGGCAGACTGAAAATCGTAGCGAATGAGAAACTAATGTTTAGTTACAAAAACGAGAGATTGGTTATAGACAACTTCAAGGCGATAGATTACAGGGACAACAAGACCCAGGTTTACAAGCTCAGTGGTTTTGAGAAGGTGCTTTTTTTAATGTTTATAGGCAAAAAAGACCTCAATGAACTGTTTAGGACAGAAGAGCTTGATAACAACACCTACAGGCTTTATCCAAAATACCAGAGTAATATCGACTCGGTTGTGGTTAGATTGGATAATGGAACCGTTAGGGAGTTGACGATAAGCGATATATACGCAAATAGAACGATCTATACATTCTATGCTCCTGATAGCTGCAGAGCATTTAGGTGA
- a CDS encoding SPL family radical SAM protein yields the protein MLLIAAEHLGEIRPLLESFPFEKEGELYRYDNLAVFVNHGRGGLSLGFKVSQLLERYDVGIVLLFGFAGSVCNLDVGQFVFVNRVKLLDKSNRAIFNPVELTRVYGFSCVNGLTLLDGFNFDNEYLSLFADCVDREAYFFAKAVSISNSFGLILKVISDRNTEDGIARLKKGCFNYDVEKLKDLVDRLNRIEQNLMLSEIFRHTGILDVGILSGIERLIKKKRLSFSFRQMLYKKIAINNTQKEAKPLKTGIVFVEKGVDTSRIKIPLNSKRVVYIDDYVSYFHNLKDRSGLIFANKKGEFLRKTPDNYTPENGYGYSLLGSYNCIYDCSYCFLKGYFRSFNPVVFLNHEDYIESILKTIERDKRRPLYFYAGSFSDPVALSVFSDFYVKIAEFFSSLESGVFLEIRTKSTYLKPFFELKPSGNVIFAFSISPDRVYDRYEAFTPSIEARMKAIKRLDDAGFLIGIRFDPVIVEYLEDYGKLIDFVKGIKNLHSVEIGFLRFDKNDYKAMLEKSAAVLRGLVYENGMYRYPYKAREKALDFFKAKLDRFYVNMEG from the coding sequence ATGCTCCTGATAGCTGCAGAGCATTTAGGTGAAATAAGACCCCTCCTTGAGTCCTTTCCCTTTGAGAAGGAAGGTGAGTTATATCGATATGATAATTTAGCCGTCTTTGTTAACCACGGCAGGGGCGGTCTGTCTTTGGGTTTTAAGGTTTCTCAGCTCTTAGAAAGATACGATGTTGGTATAGTCTTGTTGTTTGGGTTTGCAGGCAGTGTTTGCAATTTGGATGTTGGGCAGTTTGTTTTTGTTAATAGGGTGAAGCTTCTTGATAAAAGCAATAGAGCTATTTTTAATCCTGTTGAGCTTACAAGGGTTTATGGTTTTAGTTGTGTTAATGGCCTTACGCTGCTTGATGGATTCAATTTTGACAACGAATACTTAAGTCTTTTTGCAGACTGCGTGGATAGGGAGGCCTATTTCTTTGCAAAGGCTGTAAGTATTTCGAACTCATTTGGCCTAATACTGAAGGTTATCAGTGATAGAAATACAGAAGACGGTATTGCAAGGCTAAAAAAGGGCTGTTTTAACTATGATGTTGAGAAGCTTAAGGATCTGGTTGACAGGCTTAATAGGATAGAGCAGAACCTGATGCTTTCTGAGATCTTCAGGCATACGGGTATTCTGGATGTTGGAATTTTAAGCGGCATAGAGAGGCTTATTAAAAAGAAACGCTTAAGCTTTAGCTTTCGTCAGATGCTTTATAAAAAGATAGCAATAAACAATACGCAAAAAGAGGCCAAACCGTTAAAAACGGGAATAGTTTTTGTTGAGAAGGGAGTCGATACATCCAGGATAAAAATACCGCTAAATTCGAAAAGGGTTGTCTATATTGATGACTATGTGTCTTATTTTCACAACCTGAAGGATAGGTCTGGTTTGATATTTGCAAACAAGAAGGGGGAGTTTCTAAGGAAGACGCCCGATAATTATACGCCAGAGAATGGCTATGGTTATTCACTGCTTGGCTCATACAATTGCATATATGACTGCTCATACTGTTTTTTGAAGGGGTATTTTAGAAGCTTTAACCCCGTGGTGTTTTTGAATCATGAGGATTACATTGAATCTATCTTGAAGACAATTGAAAGGGATAAAAGAAGGCCTTTGTATTTCTATGCCGGCAGCTTTTCCGACCCTGTGGCATTGAGTGTTTTTAGCGATTTTTATGTGAAGATAGCCGAATTTTTCTCATCCTTAGAAAGCGGTGTCTTCTTAGAGATTAGAACAAAATCCACATATTTAAAACCGTTTTTTGAGCTAAAACCCTCGGGTAATGTTATATTTGCCTTTTCTATTTCTCCCGATAGGGTGTATGACAGATATGAGGCGTTTACACCGAGCATAGAAGCAAGAATGAAGGCTATAAAAAGATTGGATGATGCCGGTTTTTTGATTGGCATCAGGTTTGATCCTGTAATTGTGGAGTATCTTGAGGATTACGGTAAGCTGATTGATTTTGTTAAGGGTATAAAAAACCTCCATTCCGTTGAGATAGGGTTCTTAAGGTTTGATAAGAACGATTACAAGGCTATGCTTGAAAAATCTGCTGCGGTTTTGAGGGGTCTTGTGTATGAGAACGGCATGTATCGCTATCCCTATAAGGCAAGAGAAAAGGCTTTGGATTTTTTTAAGGCCAAGCTGGATAGGTTCTATGTGAACATGGAAGGTTGA
- a CDS encoding dihydroorotate dehydrogenase electron transfer subunit encodes MRLKIVENVEVAKNTYSLKLENPALFDVEPGQFFMVKINAYPFPLLRRPFSVADFGDYLEFIYRVVGEGTKILTTKKPGEFVDALGPLGKGFSINSTKRLLLVGGGIGVAPLLYLKKTIEETYRIECDAYFGFNSSDEIFTRNGNIATMDGSFGFKGNVVDMVEGALDENTLVYACGPTLMLKRLAFLCFEKNSSMQVSLESRMACGIGVCLGCVVQTSDNRYKKVCVDGPVFDFEEIQWQAL; translated from the coding sequence GTGAGACTAAAGATAGTTGAGAATGTAGAGGTTGCAAAGAACACCTATTCCCTGAAGTTGGAGAATCCGGCCCTGTTTGATGTTGAGCCGGGGCAGTTTTTTATGGTTAAGATCAATGCTTATCCTTTTCCTTTATTGAGGAGGCCGTTTAGCGTAGCGGATTTTGGTGATTATCTTGAGTTTATCTATAGGGTTGTAGGTGAGGGCACGAAGATCTTAACCACCAAAAAGCCCGGAGAGTTTGTTGATGCCTTAGGCCCTTTGGGGAAGGGCTTTAGTATAAATTCGACAAAGAGGCTTTTGCTTGTTGGTGGAGGCATAGGCGTTGCCCCGCTTCTGTATCTGAAAAAAACCATAGAGGAGACTTACAGGATAGAGTGTGATGCCTATTTTGGTTTCAATAGCTCTGATGAGATATTCACAAGGAATGGAAACATAGCAACAATGGATGGCAGTTTCGGCTTTAAGGGCAATGTTGTGGATATGGTTGAGGGTGCGCTTGATGAGAATACACTTGTCTATGCTTGCGGGCCGACGCTGATGTTAAAGAGGCTTGCATTTTTGTGTTTTGAGAAGAATTCGTCTATGCAGGTTTCGCTTGAATCGAGGATGGCATGTGGCATAGGTGTGTGTTTGGGTTGTGTTGTTCAAACATCAGACAATAGATACAAAAAGGTCTGCGTTGATGGACCTGTTTTTGATTTTGAGGAGATACAATGGCAGGCTCTGTAA
- the carB gene encoding carbamoyl-phosphate synthase large subunit gives MPKRTDLKKIMIIGSGPIVIGQACEFDYSGTQACKALKNEGYEIVLVNSNPATIMTDPMLADRTYIEPITVDFLEKIIEKERPDAILPTLGGQTALNAAMDLYKAKILDKYGVELIGANAQTIERAEDRELFKKAMDEIGLKVPASGVAHNLKEAWEIVNQIHFPVIIRPSFTLGGTGAGVAYNKEEFEEVVKWGLEQSPVNEVLIEQSVLGWKEFELEVMRDKKDNVFIICSIENFDPMGVHTGDSITVAPAQTLTDKEYQILRDAAIDIIRKIGVETGGSNIQFAVNPENGEFVVIEMNPRVSRSSALASKATGFPIAKFAALLSVGYTLDEIPNDITKKTPASFEPVLDYVVVKIPRFTFEKFNTPDELGTQMKSVGEVMAIGRTFKEAFQKAIRSLEYNWDGFVGIDCSDDELRHKLIHPNSKRFLYVAEAFRRGYDVDYIYELTYIDRWFLHNIKQIVEKEEELKRNPDIIHKEIKTLKQYGFSDSYLASITGKSELEVRDLRKTNGCINVYKMVDTCSAEFEAYTPYFYSTYEDENESIPSNNKKVMILGSGPNRIGQGIEFDYTCVHGSLELRNEGYESIMVNCNPETVSTDYDISNRLYFEPLVFEDVMNIIENEKPEGVIVQFGGQTPLKLSLPLKNAGVKILGTDPKSIDIAEDRELFRELINKLKLLQPESGIAHSKEEAIAVAARVGYPVLVRPSYVLGGRAMMIIFNEEQLKQYVDEAVEVSGERPLLVDKFLEDAIEVDVDAVSDGEDTVVAAVMEHIEAAGIHSGDSACSIPPRTLKKEIVNEIKRQTRLLAKELNVKGLINIQFAVKNDRVYILEVNPRASRTVPFVSKATGVHWAKIATQLIMGKKIRELGIKEVEPKYYAVKESVFPFVKFPNVDITLGPEMRSTGEVMGIADEFPIAYYKALLASGMRLPQSGNVFMSLSDRDKPQGVIIASKLLELGFDIFCTRGTYEYLKKEGVDVKYVKKLSEGRPNILDKMKNNNIHFLINTPSGKRSRTDSFYIRRTALVMNIPYCTTISGAIAAVRAIEAIAKGKKLDVVPIQDYYRRGGTDG, from the coding sequence ATGCCTAAAAGAACGGATTTGAAGAAGATCATGATAATAGGCTCAGGGCCTATCGTAATTGGTCAGGCTTGTGAGTTTGATTATTCAGGCACCCAGGCCTGCAAGGCTTTGAAGAACGAGGGGTATGAGATAGTTTTGGTTAACTCCAACCCTGCCACCATCATGACAGATCCCATGTTGGCAGATAGAACCTATATTGAGCCCATAACGGTCGATTTTTTGGAGAAGATAATCGAAAAGGAGAGGCCCGATGCCATACTGCCGACACTCGGCGGTCAGACGGCCCTCAATGCAGCTATGGATCTGTATAAGGCAAAGATTTTAGATAAATACGGCGTTGAGCTAATCGGTGCAAACGCCCAGACCATAGAGAGGGCTGAGGATAGGGAGCTTTTCAAGAAAGCTATGGATGAGATAGGCCTGAAGGTGCCTGCATCCGGTGTGGCCCACAACTTAAAGGAGGCCTGGGAGATAGTAAACCAGATCCACTTTCCTGTTATTATAAGACCTTCGTTTACACTTGGTGGGACAGGGGCCGGCGTTGCTTACAACAAAGAGGAGTTTGAGGAGGTTGTTAAGTGGGGTCTTGAGCAGAGCCCTGTAAATGAGGTGTTGATAGAGCAGTCCGTTTTAGGGTGGAAGGAGTTTGAGCTTGAGGTTATGCGTGATAAAAAGGACAATGTATTTATCATCTGTTCCATAGAGAACTTTGACCCCATGGGTGTCCATACGGGTGATTCAATAACGGTTGCACCTGCTCAAACCTTGACCGATAAGGAGTATCAGATTTTAAGGGATGCTGCTATCGATATAATAAGGAAGATTGGTGTTGAGACGGGTGGGTCGAATATACAGTTTGCCGTCAATCCGGAGAATGGTGAATTTGTTGTTATTGAGATGAACCCCAGGGTATCGCGTTCTTCGGCTTTGGCAAGTAAGGCGACGGGTTTCCCTATAGCAAAGTTTGCAGCCCTGTTGAGTGTGGGTTATACGCTTGATGAGATTCCAAACGACATAACAAAGAAGACCCCGGCAAGTTTTGAGCCTGTTTTGGACTATGTTGTTGTTAAGATACCGCGATTTACCTTTGAAAAATTCAATACCCCAGATGAACTTGGCACGCAGATGAAGAGCGTTGGCGAGGTTATGGCTATAGGCAGAACCTTCAAGGAGGCATTTCAAAAGGCCATACGCTCTTTGGAGTATAATTGGGACGGTTTTGTTGGAATAGACTGCAGCGACGATGAGTTAAGACATAAGCTAATACACCCCAACTCAAAGCGGTTCTTGTATGTGGCCGAGGCCTTCAGAAGGGGATATGATGTAGATTACATATATGAACTTACATACATAGATAGGTGGTTTTTGCACAATATCAAGCAGATTGTAGAAAAGGAGGAGGAATTAAAAAGAAACCCCGACATAATCCATAAAGAAATCAAAACGCTCAAGCAGTATGGTTTCTCCGACTCCTATCTTGCAAGCATAACGGGTAAGAGCGAGCTTGAGGTTAGGGATTTAAGGAAAACAAACGGCTGCATAAATGTGTATAAGATGGTGGATACCTGCTCTGCCGAATTTGAGGCTTACACTCCCTATTTTTACTCCACATATGAGGATGAGAACGAATCTATACCGTCAAACAACAAGAAGGTTATGATTTTGGGCAGTGGGCCGAATAGGATCGGGCAGGGCATTGAGTTTGATTACACATGCGTTCACGGTTCGTTGGAGTTGAGAAATGAGGGGTATGAGTCGATAATGGTAAATTGCAACCCAGAGACCGTCTCAACGGATTATGATATATCAAATCGATTATACTTTGAACCCCTGGTATTTGAGGATGTAATGAACATCATAGAAAACGAGAAGCCAGAAGGCGTGATTGTTCAATTTGGCGGACAGACCCCTTTAAAGCTTTCGCTTCCACTTAAAAACGCCGGTGTTAAGATATTAGGTACAGACCCAAAGAGTATCGATATAGCAGAAGATAGGGAGCTTTTCAGGGAGTTGATAAATAAATTGAAGCTCTTGCAGCCAGAAAGCGGCATAGCCCATTCAAAGGAGGAGGCCATAGCGGTTGCTGCAAGGGTGGGTTATCCTGTGCTGGTCAGGCCGTCTTATGTGCTTGGTGGCAGGGCTATGATGATAATATTCAACGAGGAGCAGCTGAAGCAGTATGTAGATGAGGCGGTTGAGGTTAGCGGTGAGCGACCTCTGCTTGTTGATAAGTTCTTAGAGGATGCCATCGAGGTGGATGTGGATGCTGTAAGCGACGGTGAGGATACGGTTGTAGCCGCCGTTATGGAACATATAGAGGCTGCCGGTATCCATTCGGGTGATTCTGCCTGTTCTATTCCACCGAGAACCCTAAAGAAAGAGATTGTAAACGAGATAAAAAGACAGACGAGGCTTTTGGCAAAGGAATTGAATGTTAAGGGCCTTATAAACATACAGTTTGCCGTTAAGAATGACAGGGTTTACATATTGGAGGTCAATCCGAGGGCATCAAGAACGGTGCCTTTTGTAAGCAAAGCCACGGGTGTTCATTGGGCGAAGATCGCAACACAGCTCATAATGGGTAAAAAGATAAGGGAGTTGGGCATAAAGGAGGTTGAGCCTAAGTATTACGCCGTAAAGGAATCGGTTTTCCCGTTTGTTAAGTTTCCCAATGTTGATATTACGCTTGGGCCTGAGATGCGCTCAACAGGCGAGGTTATGGGTATAGCGGATGAGTTCCCTATCGCCTATTACAAGGCACTTCTGGCAAGCGGCATGAGATTACCCCAAAGCGGCAATGTGTTTATGTCGTTGTCTGACAGGGATAAACCTCAAGGGGTTATCATAGCCTCTAAACTGCTTGAGCTTGGATTTGATATTTTCTGCACAAGGGGCACATATGAGTATCTGAAAAAAGAGGGGGTTGATGTTAAGTATGTGAAGAAGCTCAGTGAGGGAAGACCCAATATCCTTGACAAGATGAAGAACAATAACATACATTTCTTGATAAATACACCATCGGGCAAGCGCTCAAGGACCGATTCGTTCTATATCAGGAGAACGGCTTTAGTTATGAATATACCTTACTGCACGACGATTTCTGGTGCAATTGCGGCTGTTAGGGCGATTGAAGCTATTGCTAAGGGCAAGAAACTCGATGTTGTGCCGATTCAGGATTATTACAGAAGGGGTGGGACAGATGGCTGA